The proteins below are encoded in one region of bacterium:
- a CDS encoding helix-turn-helix transcriptional regulator — MIKYIDHFPDPVRHRFDKCEWFDSYGDADVIIHCKSGEISFPTHWGPLSLKTTLMGTEYYIKNNTILGVNSHCILVFNEDTHYASYVRPYERVESLTFNFGPIFLDSFHAYAGLNEQKLLDDPQICQADRVRFFEHVHSISPSISHHIMAIGKMTADFRLNYQRIEEEMSFLYESLLIEHTRMNRLVDTINAKRRSTREEIYRRVHIARDFIDSCYADPISLEQLSEIAYMSKHHLLRQFKLLFKMTPHQYLTLRRLKEAEHLLKTSHLKLNDICCDVGFEDRSSFTRLFKKHYKQTPAQFRLS, encoded by the coding sequence ATGATAAAATATATCGATCATTTTCCCGATCCTGTGCGTCATCGATTTGATAAATGCGAGTGGTTTGATTCATACGGAGATGCTGATGTCATCATTCATTGCAAATCGGGTGAAATCTCTTTTCCGACTCACTGGGGGCCATTGTCGCTAAAAACAACATTAATGGGCACGGAATATTATATTAAAAATAATACTATTCTAGGGGTCAACTCGCATTGTATACTTGTTTTTAACGAAGACACACACTACGCCAGTTATGTGCGCCCGTATGAGCGCGTTGAATCTTTGACTTTCAATTTTGGACCCATATTTCTTGATTCTTTTCATGCGTATGCCGGTTTAAATGAACAAAAGTTATTGGATGATCCTCAAATTTGCCAAGCAGATCGTGTACGATTTTTTGAGCACGTACACAGTATTTCCCCCTCGATTTCACATCATATAATGGCCATTGGAAAAATGACGGCTGATTTCAGGTTGAATTATCAACGTATTGAAGAAGAAATGTCGTTTTTGTACGAAAGCCTGTTAATCGAACACACCAGAATGAACCGGCTGGTGGATACGATCAATGCGAAAAGACGTTCAACACGTGAAGAAATTTACCGTCGGGTGCATATCGCTCGAGATTTTATAGATTCATGCTACGCCGATCCAATCAGCCTTGAACAACTGAGTGAAATCGCGTACATGTCAAAACATCATTTACTCAGACAATTCAAGTTGTTATTCAAAATGACGCCGCATCAATACCTCACTCTTAGAAGACTTAAAGAAGCCGAACATCTTCTTAAAACTTCGCATCTGAAACTAAATGACATTTGTTGTGATGTCGGATTCGAGGACCGCAGCTCATTTACCCGTCTTTTTAAAAAGCACTACAAACAAACACCTGCACAATTCCGCCTCTCCTGA